The Ananas comosus cultivar F153 linkage group 2, ASM154086v1, whole genome shotgun sequence genome contains a region encoding:
- the LOC109706737 gene encoding probable calcium-binding protein CML18 — MAFMCYRVLPQREMSIEEFKAWLKQFDANRDGRISREELQQALRSLHAWFAWWKAREGVKEADADRNGLVDKEEIGRLVGYAQKRLHMKINDYDYY; from the coding sequence ATGGCCTTCATGTGTTACCGGGTGCTTCCGCAGAGAGAGATGAGCATCGAAGAGTTCAAAGCGTGGCTGAAGCAGTTCGACGCGAACCGCGACGGGCGGATCAGCAGGGAGGAGCTGCAGCAGGCGCTGCGCAGCCTGCACGCGTGGTTCGCGTGGTGGAAGGCTCGCGAGGGGGTGAAGGAAGCCGACGCCGACCGGAACGGGCTCGTCGATAAGGAGGAGATCGGCAGGCTGGTCGGATACGCGCAGAAGCGTCTTCATATGAAGATCAACGATTACGATTACTACTAA